tatttcattcatgtcGCTAGCCAATTTTACATAAAGAGCTTACCATGTAAGGTGTAATTTCCCTACCTATATGTATCGGAAGAAGAAGACATGAAAGGACGACGAACTGACAAGAATGATAGTTATCTGCAGGTGATCTGATAATCTGATAAGCATGTTTCTTGTTGTGACATTTTCAACAAAGATTTAGTTGCGATGCAGCTATCATTGCAATTTTTTTCCTGTCAATTTTACCATTTGCATTTCCCGGAAATTCCTCAAACGCAATATAGTACTTCGGCTTGATATAAGCGAAGTCAGCCCATAGATGGTCGAAATATGTGTGCATATCCTTTACGACAACACGCTTTATCTTCGATAGCACGATGCAAGCACATATGGCATGGTGTAATCTTTCGTCAGGAACCGGTACGACTACGACGGCCTCTACTTCCGAGCAATTGATTAAGATTTTCTCGATTTCTTGAGAAAAGATCTTCACAGTACCAACAGACATTCGTTCGCTTATTCGTCCACGTAAAATAAAGTTGCCATCTGCTCGTATATGCGCCATATCGCCAGTGTGAAGCCAATTTCCTTTGTCAACTGTATCTAAAAACTTTTCCCGCATATCTTTGTACTCTATGAATCTATAAACGCTCCTGACATGCAACTCTCCTACCTGTCCCCGTGGCACAACATTTCCATGTTCGTCAACAACTTTCATCTCCATTCCTGAAACAAGGTTATATAATTAAAGCATTACAAACCTGTGTGCCACTGAGTTTTTTGTATCTGCTCGTTTCATCGTTATTGTGTACTTGTTTTACTTTTGTGCATATGTAAATCATGTATTCATCCACACATGCAGTTGCAGTCTGAGTGTGGATGCGTTCTTTAAACATCTCCAGCTTGATATTTTCCGTTGCTTTCAATGCAAGTCAGTTGTGTACAAAACGTCAATAGGAGGAAAAGTTTAACAGAAGTACGGAATGTTGATATACTGAAAAGGGGCAAATGAACAAGGATATGAACAGTtactacaaactttcaaaatgatCTTACGAATTCAAAACTGCTGGAAGAAATGATAGAAACTACTTAGATGAGTGAGAATTAACAGACTTTCAAAGTAATAAATGATCTCCAAAACTTCGAGTGCTTCAATTTATTTTTCGTTTCTttgtttaacaccgtttttcaacattatttcagttatgtaaccgcgggcagttaacctgaccagtgttcctggattctgtacatgTTTGtgcaagtacaaacctgttctccgcaagcaactgccaacatccctacatgaattatcagaggtggaggacgaatgatttcagacacaatgtcttttacgtagaacatacgccccgcccggggttCGACCTCGCTACTCCGCGATCCGCAGACCAACGgtctctctactgagctaagcgggcaggcttcaAATGTTTAATGCAAAATAACTATGATTTCTGTGTAATCACAACGGAATGAACTGCAAATTGCAAATGCATCTCAACATTTACATaacaataattgaatatataaatttcaGTAGGAACAAActataagaaattaaaaatgctatTTCTTTGTAAACTCATACCAGGTAAAGGTTTCCCAATAATGCCATCCTCATACTCTACAGGATTATGGGAGGAAAAAGCTGATATTTCGGCTGACTCTGCTAACCCATAATAAATGACCAATTTCTTACAAAAGCGGCCCAGCAATTCTGTAAATCGCTTTGagaatctaaaataaaaatataatatgttattGACACTTTGATACAATGGTAAATAgaattatctcaaaaacaaatcatttaatgAAGATGTAATCAAATATGTGAGAAAATCCTTCAGAAGTATATAACataaccaagcaaaacaatagcagactcagtttgaacGAGTTCCTAAGAGATAattgaatgtgaaaaaaaaaaacatcacaccCTCTAGCACCAGCTAAAGCTGAACTCTATTTTAACAGTTAAATTGAATGTTCACCATGATTCTAAAAGACAAGAAACTAGAACAACTTTGAGTccaagttttgtttaaaaaataaaaaagataaagtttGTGAAAattacctttgatttgacagttTATAAATGTTAGGGTGAAATATAACTTCTTTAAAGCAACAATTGTCATGTCCAATGTTCTTCTGAAATACTTATTTTCACTCTTCATGAAGGGAATAAGAGATGTTTGGTCGGCCAACGACATTCCATATTTCAGAGAACAATCGAGGGGTTTGGTAAAAAAATAAGACTGAGCAATGGAGTACATATGGTGTCAGTTTATGTGTCTTAATGCCTTGTCAATATCGCGGAAAACTGTTGTAGAAGATTAACATAAAAGATCGAAGGTAACATTTGGGATTTTATGCCTTTTATTAACTGGTCGTCTTGAAGGgtgttcatgaaactttggtcaatgtGTATGCTCATTAACACAATATAATGAGCCTACATGTCAGTCCCGCTGTCTGTTTCCAGGTTATTGTCACATCTCAAGGCAAACGTTTGAACCTGAGAGTTTATACCAATCTTATCAGTTCTTATGTGATATTTGCACAACTTGGGTCAAATTTTCATGTCGCCTAGTAAAAACAATGTCTCGATGTTAATTTTTTTGAGCTATCATGAGTACTGGAATGCTCTTTAACAAACATTAAACAGTGTTCAAATTATTAACCTAAGACGCAATTATAATATATTACCCCAAGGTCAATATTACAACTCAAATACAATCATCAACAATCACAATCCGTATTTCTTGACTATTCGATATTTCTTTAGCCATGCGAAgagatatttcaaacatttataccACAATCGACTTAAACACAATTCTCAAACACTTtaactgaataaaaatataaacattttaacctAACAGCGCTGCACTGAAAAGGCATATTAGTTGACGGACTCAATTCTATCGAATAACATTCTACATAACACTTTAGTCAATTTCCTTTGTGTTAAAATCAAGAAAAGGCGTCAGATATACCTTTCTGAGCCAAAATTAATAACTTTGACAGTAGAAAATTTGGTCTCATTTCCACGACTTCTAAGAAGGTCCGAGACGAGATAACCAGGTAGATACACGTGTGTGCACTTCTCTTGATATATGATGTCAGACAGAAAATCTGCAGAGAATTAACGTCTTATGAAATGACCTGTTGATATAGACCAGTgctaatttaaaatgtttactttcattaattttgacaCGACACTATTGAAATTCACCTTTaataaatttctataaaaatgagTACGTGAGAACTGTCTAAAATAAGCCTTTCGAGTGAACTGAAATAATTTGTTACCTATGTTGTTTTTCTGAATTGACAATGAACTGTCAACGATTACTCGTGTTGCTCCAAAAGCGATGAAAATATTTGGTGCCCCTCCACTCCACCCAAGCGGCCTGTCACAGAAATATCTGGAGTGGCTGTCTATTTCAAAACAGTCCTTGAGTAGATAAGTACTACCGGGAAATCCAAGATGAGTATGCCCTATCAGTTTTGGTTCACCGGTGCTGCCGGATGATTTGTAATACACAACTAAATCTTCAGGATAGATATCCGGAAGAGTTACTTCCGGTGTATTTGTTAAACTGACAACACGGCtctctttttctttaaagttcaAATGAATAAGCTCGAGGGCATTATTATTGTAGATGACGTCAAGAAGGGAAACGCATCTTTGAGATGACTGTATGTTCTCTAACAGATGCCAGCTTTGTTCTCCTTGTTTAGCGTCCATTacaagcagtttggaattttggtCACGAATCAGTAGTGAATATTAGGATGGTTTTGGAACAtctgaccccatttgaccttttgaccacttctaaaaaactgaccaatgccggccaatttaaaatccacaggttttaaacccaattaaaagttttaaatacatatgatatagatg
This portion of the Mercenaria mercenaria strain notata unplaced genomic scaffold, MADL_Memer_1 contig_4375, whole genome shotgun sequence genome encodes:
- the LOC128553837 gene encoding 3-[(3aS,4S,7aS)-7a-methyl-1,5-dioxo-octahydro-1H-inden-4-yl]propanoyl:CoA ligase-like: MDNPLSYENAPTSREYKYKTYMQMVAHWAQLYPNKEAFVEYDANAKRHSITCQELLEKSKSFGRYVASIGIQKGDVVAFCMENTLNMLIAMFGVQFAGGIPFSTLQARADGTDVIDAIRVVNIRMVLEHLTPFDLLTTSKKLTNAGQFKKSLLIRDQNSKLLVMDAKQGEQSWHLLENIQSSQRCVSLLDVIYNNNALELIHLNFKEKESRVVSLTNTPEVTLPDIYPEDLVVYYKSSGSTGEPKLIGHTHLGFPGSTYLLKDCFEIDSHSRYFCDRPLGWSGGAPNIFIAFGATRVIVDSSLSIQKNNIDFLSDIIYQEKCTHVYLPGYLVSDLLRSRGNETKFSTVKVINFGSERFSKRFTELLGRFCKKLVIYYGLAESAEISAFSSHNPVEYEDGIIGKPLPGMEMKVVDEHGNVVPRGQVGELHVRSVYRFIEYKDMREKFLDTVDKGNWLHTGDMAHIRADGNFILRGRISERMSVGTVKIFSQEIEKILINCSEVEAVVVVPVPDERLHHAICACIVLSKIKRVVVKDMHTYFDHLWADFAYIKPKYYIAFEEFPGNANGKIDRKKIAMIAASQLNLC